Within Hydrogenoanaerobacterium saccharovorans, the genomic segment GCGGAGGAAAGTGCTGAAGGCTTACGGCAAAACAGATAGGGGCAAAGTCCGTGTAAACAATCAGGATAGCTTTGCTATTAAGAGCCTTTCCGATACAGCGCTGTTGATTGTGGTATGTGATGGTATGGGCGGCGAAAAAGGCGGCAACATTGCCAGCCGCAACGCGGTTAATATTATCACACAGCACATTAGCTCCAACTACCGCGAAGACTACGATCAGAACAGCATCCGCAATATGATGCTGTCTGCCGTTTCGGTGGCGAACGCATTGGTTTTTGAAATGGCAAAAAAAGATGAAACCCTTGCGGGAATGGGTACTACGTTGGTTGCCTGCGTTGTAAGAAATAACCTTGCGCACATTGTTCATGCAGGCGACAGCCGCGCGTATCTTGTAAAGGGCAGCGAAATTTACCGTATGACGCGCGACCATTCGGTGGTGCAAATGCTGATTGAAAACGGCGAGCTTACCGAGGCAGAAGCTGCAGTACACCCCAAAAAACACTACATTACCCGTGCATTGGGTGTGGACAGTACACTGGATGCCGAATACAACGAAATTGTTTTTACCGAAGGGCAGATATTGCTGATTTGTACTGACGGACTGACAAACCATGTGGAGGAAGGAACCCTGCTGCAAACCCTGTTGCAAACTGCCGCCGATGAAGTACCGCAGCGGCTTATCGACCTTGCAAATGCACACGGCGGGGCAGATAATATTACGGCAGTGGTTTTGTGCAACCGATAACCGACA encodes:
- a CDS encoding Stp1/IreP family PP2C-type Ser/Thr phosphatase, with amino-acid sequence MLKAYGKTDRGKVRVNNQDSFAIKSLSDTALLIVVCDGMGGEKGGNIASRNAVNIITQHISSNYREDYDQNSIRNMMLSAVSVANALVFEMAKKDETLAGMGTTLVACVVRNNLAHIVHAGDSRAYLVKGSEIYRMTRDHSVVQMLIENGELTEAEAAVHPKKHYITRALGVDSTLDAEYNEIVFTEGQILLICTDGLTNHVEEGTLLQTLLQTAADEVPQRLIDLANAHGGADNITAVVLCNR